The nucleotide sequence ATCAGCAAACTTTGGGGCAGGTTTTCTCTCACGTAATCTAAAGGGCcagtgtttttaatatataaagatttatttaaatcatcaagaaacataaataatgcaaactaaaaatgattaaagGATATGGAAGAATATATACTAACACAGCAAGAATGGTGATTTTCACACCTATACCTTGCAGTAGGATCTGAATTGTTTTTTAACGGTGAGTTCTAATTTATTTCATAGacagaaatcttttttaaaagtgactCCTACTTTGGAAAAATACTCATTGAACAAATGTGAGTGCCTAGTTTATATGCCAGGTGAGGTTCTAGGCTGGGGAGGTCTGCAGCAAATGGGATAAAATCCCCAGTACTTGTGAAGCTGCCATTCTACTTGGGAGACAGACAACAAAACAATGAAGCTGGTGGTCAGTTTGTAGAACTAGAGTTTGTAGAAATGGGTGAAAGGCAATGACCAGTGGTGAGGAGATCTTCAGCCAAGGTACTCCCCTCTCAGAATCTCAGTTTGcatttgcttttcacattttagCCCATCATTTTGTTTGTAATCCTTCTGAATCGTTTTTTTGGGGGCATGCCCCTTATGTATGTCATAGAGTTGGATGTTGCtgagtttttttccccttgaattgGTGAATGAGCCCCATTTTCAGTTATTGGTATGTCTGGTCTTTCTTCTATCATGATTTTATGTTGTATTTGTCTTTAATAGACatacatttgagcagagacctgccTAAAAGAAGGGAGCGAGCCCTACGTAGATCTGGGGAGGGTGTCGCAGGCAGAGAGCACAGCAGGCTCAAGGGATTGCTGGAAGCAGGCACGAGTGTGGCAGGTCCCAGAAACAGCAAGGAGCTGTGTGGCTGGAACAGGTTGGAGCGTGAAGACCAGAGCAGTGGGAGATGAGGGGGGCAGGGCTCCACATGGTTCTTTGTGGGCTTCTGTGGGCTGTGGTAAAGAATTCAAATCGTTCCGCCCATGACAGGAAGCTATCTGAAGGCGTCGGGCGTCTAGCAGGGAAGTGCCATGACTTGTAGACACTCGCTGTGACTGCAGACCAGAGAACTGGTTGTGGGGACGACACCCACAAGGTGGCAAGTTAGGAGGCTGTTACGGTGGTCCGGGTGAGAGACAAGGCTGCAGGGGCAGTGGTGGAGTTGGTGAAAAGTGGTCTGTCACCACATTCAGGGGTCCAGGGACAGCttatttaaaagaggaaaaataggacaaaacagaaaaaacacagaaatccCATGACAGCTGAAAGGCACCAAATTGCATTGTTAGGAAGCTCACTGGCTCCAGGGCATACCCAGCTACAGGGAAAGAGTCTGCTTTTGTGGCCCTGTCTGGGTGGCTAGACACGTGTGTGCTGGTCGTCCCTGTCCAGCCAGGGTCCCCGAGAGGAGTAGGCATGGCGTAGGGACTTGAGCTTCAGGGGATGGTGATCGCCGGCATCCCACACTCTGGACGTGGGCCGGGTGGGGGACAGGACGGACTCTGGTTTTCTGTGCCCGGAGGAGCCCCGGCAAGCTGGGCCTGAAGGTATGCCTGGTCTTGTCTTCTCTTCAGACAGAGGACGAGCTCCAAGTGCTCCTGCGTCAGAAAGATGTCCCCCTGGGGGAGCCTCTGCGCCCCAGCCAGCTGCTGCCCGGCCTGCTGCCTTTGATGTGGCAGTTGTACCCTGGGGAGAGATACCGAGGCTCGGACTCCAGTTTCTGGCGCATAGTGTACCATGTCAAGGCGAGTGTGTGTCCCCCAGAGGTGATCTTGGGgggcctcttcccctcccctcgtCTGGCCTCAGTGGT is from Microcebus murinus isolate Inina chromosome 6, M.murinus_Inina_mat1.0, whole genome shotgun sequence and encodes:
- the TCL1A gene encoding T-cell leukemia/lymphoma protein 1A, with translation MGEFRPCGVQPTLYPDRLWIWEKAVYMDENRRTWLSIIIETEDELQVLLRQKDVPLGEPLRPSQLLPGLLPLMWQLYPGERYRGSDSSFWRIVYHVKLSDTEDLLLEKLASE